A region of Necator americanus strain Aroian chromosome I, whole genome shotgun sequence DNA encodes the following proteins:
- a CDS encoding hypothetical protein (NECATOR_CHRI.G1059.T1): MAGNFWQSSHYDQWIFEKQELLRMRSEDLKIYTEEEYQKLMIFWANLIQTLAIEGIQQGHPKTRMQVIATAIVYFKRFYARRSYKDVDPLLIACASVFLASKVEEHGLMSMSNLIKTIPNCLKKWPNLTYDASSKNSGLYDAEFILVEMLDCCLVVYHPYRPLTTMLQDIARDPTVKDFPPFEEQCWKVANDSLRSDCSLLFPPHIIAISCIIVGAELMNREKDIKMWLPELSVDFEKVYDCVNTLFAMYKTWKTFDEKEHVKPLFDKLPKINPGPTF, from the exons ATGGCAGGCAATTTCTGGCAAAGTTCACATTATGACCAGTGGATATTCGAAAAGCAAGAATTATTACGGATGCGCAGTGAAGATCTGAAG ATCTACACCGAAGAAGAATACCAAAAGTTAATGATATTTTGGGCTAATTTGATCCAGACGCTAGCCATAGAGGGGATCCAGCAAGGTCATCCGAAAACACGTATGCag GTTATAGCTACAGCAATTGTgtattttaaaagattttatgCTCGTCGATCCTACAAAGATGTGGATCCGCTTCTTATTGCCTGTGCTTCTGTTTTTCTCGCATCAAAG GTTGAAGAACACGGCCTAATGTCTATGTCGAATCTGATCAAGACGATTCCaaactgtttgaaaaaatggcCAAACCTTACCTACGATGCATCTTCGAAAAATAGTGGCCTCTATGATGCGGAATTTATTCTCGTGGAGATGTTGGACTGTTGTTTAGTTGTTTATCACCCGTACAGACCGCTTACAACGATGTTACAG GATATTGCGCGGGATCCCACTGTTAAGGACTTTCCGCCTTTTGAAGAACAATGCTGGAAG GTAGCCAACGATTCTCTTCGTAGCGACTGTTCACTCCTTTTTCCTCCACATATCATAGCTATTTCTTGCATTATAGTAGGAGCTGAACTAATGAACAGAGAGAAGGACATCAAG ATGTGGCTACCAGAACTTTCTGTCGACTTTGAGAAAGTCTACGATTGTGTGAACACACTTTTCGCCATGTACAAAACGTGGAAAACGTTTGACGAAAAAGAACACGTGAAACCGTTATTCGACAAATTGCCGAAAATCAATCCGGGACCAACATTTTAG